In the genome of Hydrogenophaga sp. PBL-H3, the window ACGTGGCTCGGCCTGCCCGAAGCCTTGTTGCAGGCCTCGGGCTTGTCGATCTTTGCGTTCGTGGCGCTGGCCGGCTGGCTGGCATGGCAGGCGTCACCGCCGCGCGGGCCGCTGATGGCGCTCGTGCTGCTCAACGTCGCCTGGGCAGTGGCCTGCCTGTGGTTGGCTTGGGGTGGCGCGCTGGATCCCACGCCGCTGGGTCTGGCCTATTTGCTGGTGCAGGCGCTCGTGGTGGCCGTGCTGGCCGACCTGGCGTGGATGGGGCGGCGCGGGCTCGCCACCGGCGAGCGCATGCCGTTCGCAGCCTGAGGGGAATCACAACGAAAAAAGCGACGCCGAGGCGTCGCTTTTTTGTGTCCGCAGACCGAGATCAGCGCGTGCCGGTCACTTCCACGTCAACGCGGCGATCGGGCTGCAGGCAGGCCACGAGTGCGGCGGTGCGGCTGTTGCCCTTGCAGTCACCTGCCTTGGTCACTGGCTGGGTTTCGCCCTTGCCAACGGCCGAGATCTTGCCGCCATCGAGCTTGCCGGAAGTCACCAGGTAGTTCTTGACGGCCATCGCGCGCTGTTCCGACAGCTTCTGGTTGTAGGCGTCCGAGCCGAGGCGGTCCGTGTGACCTTCAACCACCACGGTCTGGTAGTTGGCGGTGGAGAGGTCGCGGGCGAACTTGTCGAGTTCGGCACGGCCTTCGGGCTTCACGGTGGAGGCGTCAAAGCCGAACAGCGACTCGGCCGACATGCTCACGCGCTGGGGCATGGGCGCCGGTGCGGGCATGGGTGCGGGTACAGGAGCCTGCACCACGGGTGCGGGCGCTGGTGCCGGTGCCGGTGCCACGTAAGGTGCCACGTAAGGCGCAGGTGCTGCGGCCACGTAGGCGGGCGCGCGGTTGAACGGGAACACCAGACCCACGGTGACCACGTCAACGTTGGTGCGGCCGACGCTGGCGGTCTTCACGCGGTAGCGCTCGATCTCGGCGCGCAGCCACATGGAGCGGTTCAGCTCGTACTGAACGCCCAGGCCCACTTTCACATCGGTCTTGCTGTCCTTGGTGCCCTGCACGCCGGCAGCGGTGGCGCCGTCGCCCGAATAGCTGCTGCGGGTGCGGCCATGGGCAGCGCCGACGCGACCCAGCACGGAGAAACGCTCGGTGATCGGCAGCGTGCCCACCAGGTCGAGGTTCAGGCCATGGCGGCGGGTGCTGCCGTTGAAGGCGCCGGCCGGCGTGGCGGACGAGAAGCTGGTCTTGCCCAGGTCGTAGTAGCCGCCTTCAAGCGCGATGTTGCGGTTGAACTGGTAGCCACCGAAGAGTTTGTAGGCGGTGTCTTTCTCGTCACTGCTGAAACCGGAAGCGGGGCCATTGGCGCCGAGCAGGTTGTTGGACACACCGGCCTCGTCCACTTTGGCGCGGGCCTCACCGGCGGACACGCCACCGTAGAAGAAGCCGGGTTCCTGGTAGGGAGCCGACGATTGGGCCGAAGCCGACGTGGCTGCCATGGAGAGGAGGGCGAGTGTCAGTGCACTGAAGGCGTGACGGGATGTCATGGAGAACTTTCGAGAGACGGTGGACTTCGCTTGCACGAAGGGATATTTGCAGCGGCGACGCACTTGCGGGTGAAGGGCGTTTCGTTGTCAGACGCGTTTTTAGTTGGGTGCCCTGAAGGGGTCTGTGCGTTTGCAGACACAGATGTGCCAGGGTTGTTTTGTGGTCACAGGCGGTCGCCACTTTCTGCATGAATCCTTGATGGGGTGTTCGCCAGCGAACAGATGGCTTGTGAGCCAACACCTACGCTGCGATGACACCGACGGAGTTCATGCCAGTGCATGTGTTTCTTCGGTCGGACCGGGCAACTCAGGCAACCGCTCAAGCCCCGGTCAATGACACCACAAGGAACACCCATGAAAAAAGCACTCTTGCTGCTCGCCGTCGCATCCACATTCGTTCTGGCCGCTTGCGACCGTGAACCCGTGATCGTGAATGCACCGGCCTCCACCGTTCCTGGCCCGGCAGGTCCCGCCGGTGCCACCGGCTCCACCGGCTCCACGGGCTCCACCGGTTCGATGGGCTCCACCGGTTCAACGGGATCGACCGGTGCCACGGGTTACACCGGCAGCACGGGTGCCACCGGCGCAACCGGTTCCACGGGCGCCACCGGCGACACCGGCAAGACTGGCAACGGCAGCACTGTGATCGTGGTGCCTCCCGCAGAGCCCGCCAAGTAATCGAGTTCGGATCCATTTCAGGAGAACACCATGAGTATTGGAACCATTCTGTTGATCGTGCTGGTCTTGATGTTGCTGGGCGTGGTACCGACCTGGAACCACAGCCGCAGCTGGGGCTACGGCCCCAGTGGCGTGCTCGGTGTCATCTTGATCATCGTGGTGGTGTTGCTGCTCACCGGCAGGCTCTGACACCCCAGGTCACCCGCAGCGGGTGACTCACCTCCCTCAAGAAGCCCCCGCAGGTTCGCCCTCGGGGGCTTCTTGCTGCGTGGCCGGGCAAGTCACTGCTGTCAGCGCGGACACCCCACCTGCTGACAGAATGGTTTGGTCATTCAATCGCCCTCTGGAGTTGCCATGTCCGCCACCGCCCGCTACGCGCACCCCTTTGCCAGCACCGTCAAGACCTTCAAGACCGCTGGGGGCAAGAGCGGGCGGTTCTACTCGCTGCCTGCGCTGGCCCGGCAGTTTCCCGAGATCAAGCGCCTGCCGGTGTCGCTGCGCATCGTGCTGGAGAGCGTGCTGCGCCACTGCGATGGCGAACGCGTGATGCCCGAACACGTGGCCCAGCTCGCGCAGTGGAAGCCCCGGGGCGAACGCACGCAGGAGATTCCCTTCACCGTGGCGCGCGTGGTGCTGCAGGACTTCACCGGTGTGCCGCTGCTGGCCGACCTGGCCGCCATGCGCAGCGTGGCCGAGCGCCTGGGCAAAGACCCCAAGAAGATCGAGCCGCTGGTGCCGGTGGACCTTGTGGTGGACCACTCGGTGATGGTGGACCACTATGGGACGAAGAGCGCGCTGGACCTCAACATGAAGCTGGAGTTCCAGCGCAACAACGAGCGCTACCAGTTCATGAAGTGGGGCATGCAGGCCTTCGACACCTTTGGCGTGGTGCCGCCGGGCTTCGGCATCGTGCACCAGGTGAACCTGGAGTACCTGGCGCGCGGCGTGCACATGAAGGGTGGCCTGTACTACCCCGACACGCTGGTGGGCACCGACAGCCACACCACCATGATCAACGGCATCGGTGTGGTGGGCTGGGGTGTGGGTGGCATCGAGGCCGAGGCCGCCATGCTGGGCCAGCCGGTGTATTTCCTCATGCCCGACGTGGTGGGCTTCGAGCTCACCGGGCGCCTGCGCGAAGGCGTGACCGCCACCGACCTGGTGCTCACCGTCACCGAGATCCTCAGACAGCACAAGGTGGTGGGCAAGTTCGTCGAATTCTTCGGCGAAGGAACCGCCTCGCTCGCGTTGCCCGACCGCGCCACCATCGCCAACATGGCGCCCGAGTACGGCGCCACCATGGGCTTCTTTCCGGTGGACGGCAAGACGCTGGATTACTTTCGCGGCACCGGTCGCAGCAAGGCCGAGATCGAGGCCTTTGAGGCCTACTTTCGCGCACAGGGCCTCTTTGGCGTGCCGGCCAGCGGTTCGATCGATTACTCGCAGGTGGTCACGCTGGACCTGGGCCAGGTCACGCCCAGCCTGGCCGGTCCCAAGCGCCCGCAAGACCGCATCGAGCTGGGCCAGGTGGCGAGCCAGTTTGCCGAGTTGTTCAGCAAGCCCAACGCGCAGAACGGCTTCAACCGCCCTGCGGCCTTGCTGCACACGCGCCACCAGCCGCTGAGCGCGGACGAGATCGACACGGTGGCCCCGGCCAAGCTGCGACCCACGCCGCCAGGTGCACCCCGTTTTGTCGCCGAGATGGAGTCCAACAAACCCGCCGTGGTCACCGCCGAGGCCGAGGCCCCGACCCCGAACAAGGGCAGCAAGCTCAGCATCGGCAACGGCGACGTGCTGATCGCTGCCATCACCAGCTGCACCAACACCTCCAACCCCGGCGTGCTGCTGGCCGCCGGCCTGCTGGCCAAAAAGGCGGTGGAGGCGGGCCTGAAGGTCAAGCCACACATCAAGACCTCGCTGGCCCCCGGCTCCCGCATCGTCACCGAGTACCTCACGCAGACAGGCCTGCTGCCCTACCTGGAGAAGCTCGGTTTCTCGCTCGCGGGTTACGGCTGCACCACCTGCATCGGCAACGCGGGCGACCTCACGCCCGAGCTCAACGAGGTCATCACCAGCAACGACCTGATCTGCGCAGCCGTGCTCTCGGGCAACCGCAATTTCGAGGCGCGCATCCACCCCAACCTGAAGGCCAACTTCCTGGCCAGCCCGCCGCTGGTGGTGGCGTATGCGATTGCCGGTAACGTGATGACCGACCTCATGACCGAGCCGCTGGGCAAAGGCAAAGGTGGCAAGCCCGTGTACCTGGGGGACATCTGGCCCACCAGCGACGAAATCTACGACCTGATGAAGTTCGCCATGAACGGACGCGCCTACCGCGAGAACTACGCCCGCGTGAAGGCCGAGCCCGGCAAGTTGTGGGAGCGCATCCAGGGCGTGAGCGGCAATGCCTACACCTGGCCCACCAGCTCCTACATCGCCGAGCCACCGTTCTTTGCAAATTTCGAGATGGGCCTGCCCGCCGCTACCGAAGCGCCTATGGTGCGGGGCGCGCGCGTCATGGCCTTGTTTGGCGACTCCATCACCACCGACCACATTTCGCCCGCCGGCAACATCGCCGAGAACTCGCCGGCCGGTCAATGGCTGCTGGCGCGCGGCGTGCTCAAGGCCGATTTCAACAGCTATGGCGCGCGCCGCGGCCACCACGAGGTGATGATGCGCGGCACCTTTGCCAACGTGCGCATCAAGAACCTCATGCTCGCACCCGGTGCCGATGGCTCGCGCGAGGAGGGTGGCTGGACCATCTACCAGCAGGAGGGCGTGGGCCAGGGCCAGAAGATGAGCATCTTCGACGCCGCCATGCGCTACCAGGGCGCGAAGATTCCCACGGTGATTTTTGCCGGCGAGGAATACGGCACCGGCTCCAGCCGCGACTGGGCGGCCAAGGGCACGCAGTTGCTGGGCATCAAGGCCGTGGTGGCGCGCAGCTTCGAGCGCATCCACCGCTCCAACCTGGTGGGCATGGGCGTGTTGCCGCTGCAGTTCAAGGCCGGCGATTCGTGGGAGGGCCTGGGGCTGCGCGGCGATGAAACCATTGACGTGCTGCCGCACCCCGATCTCGCGCCCCAAAGTGATGCACGGCTGGTGATCAAGCGCGCCGACGGGTCGAGCAAGACCGTCGTTGTGACCCTGCGCATCGACACACCGGTGGAGGTGAATTACTACCGCGAGGGCGGAATCCTCCCCTACGTGCTCAGGCAATTGTTGAGCGCTTGAGCCGGATGCCGCAAAGCGGCATGATGTGTTTTCTGTTGCACCAGGAGCCGCCATGCGAAAGCCTGCCTTGTACAGCCCGTCCCACCGAGCAGGGCACTCACAGGCGGATGTGCACGTCAGCGGGCCGCAGGCAGCCGGGCCTGAGGCAGAGTCTCCACCCGCGCCCGCTGGCCGGGTGCGCCGCTTTCGTCAGGCTTGCGCGCGCGCTGCGTCCAGCCCGCGCGTCATGTGGTCGGCCATGGCCTTGCTGGCTGCGCTGCTGGCCGCCAGCGCCTGGCAGTCCGCGGTGGGTGGCCCCAAGGCCTTGACGCAGAAGCAGATCGACGCCGCCGTGCTGCGCACGCTCACCACGCAAAACCTGCCCTCGCGCGCGGCCCGGGCCGCCGAAAAGATCCGGCCCGCCGTGGTGCGTGTCATGTCCTACGGCAAGAACAGCGAGGGCAAGGAGGTGGAGCAGGGCGTGGGCACCGGCGTGGTGATCACCGACAAGGGCATCATCCTGACCAACCTGCACGTGGTGCAGACCGCCCTGAGCGTCAAGGTGGTGTACGCCGACGGGTCCGAGTCGCCCGCCACCGTGACAGGTGCGCAACCGCAGAACGATCTGGCCGTGTTGCAGGCACAGATCATTCCCGACGATCTCATCTCGGCCACCATGCGTTCGACCAACGACCTCGTGCCGGGCGAAGAGGTGGTGGCGGTAGGTTTTCCCTTCGGCATCGGCCCGTCGGTGTCCGCGGGCGTCATCTCAGGCTTCGACCGCGCCTTCAAGTCGCCCGAGGGCGTGCAGGAAATCGGCAACCTGATCCAGTTCGACGCGGCGGCCAATCCGGGCAATTCGGGTGGACCGCTGGTCACCATGGACGGTGAGGTCATCGGCATCGTCACCGGCATCCTCAATCCCACCAGCCACCGCACCTTTGTTGGCATCGGTTTTGCAGTGCCCATTGAAAGCGCCGCGTCCGCTGCCGGCTTGCCACCCTTCTGAACTTTTCATCACCGTCACAGGAGCTTCCATGGACCAGAACGCCGCCCCCGACACCGCCCAGCTCATGGAGCAGATCCTGTACGAAGTGAAACGTGTGGTGGTCGGTCAGGACCGGTTCCTGGAGCGGGTGATGGTGGCCATGCTGGCGCAGGGCCACCTGCTGGTGGAAGGTGTGCCGGGCCTGGCCAAGACGCTCACCGTGAAGACCCTGGCCAACGTGGTGCAAGGCCAGTTCAAGCGCATCCAGTTCACGCCCGACCTGGTGCCCGCCGACCTGGTGGGCACGCGCATCTACAACCAGAAGACCGGCGACTTCAGCACCTCGCTGGGCCCGGTGTTTGCCAACCTGCTGCTGGCCGACGAGATCAACCGCGCGCCGGCCAAGGTGCAGAGCGCGCTGCTGGAGGTGATGCAGGAGCGCCAGGTGACGATTGCTGGCGAAACCCACAAGGTGCCCAGCCCGTTTCTGGTGATGGCCACGCAGAACCCGATCGAGACCGAAGGCACTTACCCGCTTCCCGAGGCGCAGGTCGACCGCTTCATGATGAAGGTGATGGTGGATTACCCCAGCGACGAGGAAGAGTTCGTGATCGTCGAGCGCGTCACCGGCCCGGCGGTGCAGGTCAATGCGGTGGCCACCACGGATCAGCTCGCCGTGTTGCAGGCACAGTGCCACCAGGTGTATGTGGACCCCTCGCTGGTGCAGTACGCGGTCAGGCTGGTGTCGGCCACGCGCACGCCCGAGAAGCACGGCCTGAAGGACCTCGCGCGCTTCATCACGTTTGGCGCCAGCCCGCGCGCCACCATCGGTCTGGTGGAAGGTGCGCGCGCGCTGGCGATGTTGCGGGGGCGCAGTTATGCGCTGCCCGAAGACATGAGCGATCTCGTGCCCGACGTGTTGCGCCACCGCGTGGTGCTGTCTTACGAGGGCCTGTCCGAAGGCTTCACCTCCGAATCGCTGATCGCAAAAATCATGAAGCAGATCGCGCCACCGGCCCGTCCGCTGGAGCATGAAAAGCGCGCCGCCTGAACCAGAGCAACGCACCATGTTCTTCAAGCGCCTGTTCGGATCCGGTCGCAGTTCGGCGGATGCGCCAGCCAACGCTGTGGGTACCGCGCTGGCCACGCCGGTCACGCTGCGCGCCGACGCGCTGCTGCGCCGGCTCGAATGGACCGTGCTGCGCAAGCTCGACGGCTTGCTGCAGGGCGACTACAAGACGCTGATGCGCGGCTCCGGCCTCGATCTGGCCGACCTGCGCGAGTACCAGCTGCACGACGACGTGCGCCACATCGACTGGAACGTCACCGCGCGGCTGCAGCAGCCGCATGTGCGCGTGTTCACCGAAGACCGCGAGATGGCCGCCTGGTTCCTGCTCGACCTCAGCCCCTCGGTGGACTTCGGCTCAGGCAACCAGCGCAAGAGCCAGGTGCTGCTCGACTTCACCGCCGTGCTCGCGCGCCTGATCGGACGCCACGGCAACCGCGTGGGCGCGGTGCTTTACGGCTCCCGCGGCCAGCCGGTGGTGGACGCGGTGCTGCCCGCGCGCGGCGGCCGCACGCAGGTGCTTCGGCTCATGCAAATGGTGCTGCAGCCGCCTGCGAAGAAGGCGTCTGTGAAGGACGGCGTGACGCAACTCTCCGACCTGCTCAAGGCGGCGGTGCACACCGTTCGCCAACGCGCGACCGTGTTCGTGGTGTCCGACTTCATCAGCGAACCCGGCTGGGAAACGCCGCTGGGCGAACTCGCCCGCCGTCACGACGTGGTGGCCGTGCGCCTGCTCGATCCACTGGAGCTGGCGTTGCCCGACCTCGGGCTGATCCCCATCCGCGACGCAGAGACCGGTGAGCAGCTGATGGTGGACACGCACGACGCGGGCTTCCGGCAGCGCTTTGCACGCATTGCCGCGCAGCGCGAAGCGCAGCTGCGCGAGAGCCTGGCGCGCGCCGGGGTCGACACGCTGGAGCTTTCCACCGACGACGATCTGGCCGAAGCCGTGGTGCGTTTCGTGGACTTGCGAAAACGCCGCCTGCGCGCAGGCAAACACGCGCAGGCTGGCCGCAGCATGCCCTCCCAGATGGCCAGCCGCGACCGTGGCAGCTTCGGTGCCTCACGTGAAGGAACACGCCCATGAACAACATTCCCGTCACCTTTCTGTGGCCGCAGTTGCTCTGGCTGCTGCTGGCCTTGCCGCTGCTGGTGCTGCTCTATGTGTGGCTGCTGCGCCGGCGCAAACAGGCGGCCGTGCGTTTTGCCAGCCTGGCCATCGTGCGCGAGGCCATGGGCAAAGGCCCGGGCTGGCGGCGTCATGTGCCGCCGGTGCTGTTGCTGCTGGCCATCGCCACCATGCTGCTGGCCTCGGCACGGCCCATGGCCAGCATCGTGCTGCCGTCGAACCAGCAGACCATCATCCTTGCGATGGACGTCTCGGGCAGCATGCGGGCCGAAGATGTGAAACCCAACCGCCTGGTAGCCTCGCAGAACGCCGCCAAGGCCTTTCTCGCGGAACTGCCGCGCCATGTGAAAGTCGGCATCGTGGCATTCGCCGGGTCGGCACAGGTGGTGCAGCCCGTGACCCTCAGCCGCGAAGACCTGGTGACCGCGATCGACAAGTTCCAGATGCAGCGCGCCACGGCCATCGGCAGTGCCATCGTGGTCTCGCTCTCCGAGCTGTTCCCGGGCCAGGGCATCGACGTGGGCAACATGACTTACAACCGCAACACCGATCCGTTTGCACCGCAAGGCCGCTCCATCGACAAGCCCGCTGCCGAGAAGAAGGAATTCCAGCCGGTGGCGCCGG includes:
- a CDS encoding OmpA family protein; this encodes MTSRHAFSALTLALLSMAATSASAQSSAPYQEPGFFYGGVSAGEARAKVDEAGVSNNLLGANGPASGFSSDEKDTAYKLFGGYQFNRNIALEGGYYDLGKTSFSSATPAGAFNGSTRRHGLNLDLVGTLPITERFSVLGRVGAAHGRTRSSYSGDGATAAGVQGTKDSKTDVKVGLGVQYELNRSMWLRAEIERYRVKTASVGRTNVDVVTVGLVFPFNRAPAYVAAAPAPYVAPYVAPAPAPAPAPVVQAPVPAPMPAPAPMPQRVSMSAESLFGFDASTVKPEGRAELDKFARDLSTANYQTVVVEGHTDRLGSDAYNQKLSEQRAMAVKNYLVTSGKLDGGKISAVGKGETQPVTKAGDCKGNSRTAALVACLQPDRRVDVEVTGTR
- a CDS encoding collagen-like protein, producing MKKALLLLAVASTFVLAACDREPVIVNAPASTVPGPAGPAGATGSTGSTGSTGSMGSTGSTGSTGATGYTGSTGATGATGSTGATGDTGKTGNGSTVIVVPPAEPAK
- a CDS encoding DUF3309 family protein, yielding MSIGTILLIVLVLMLLGVVPTWNHSRSWGYGPSGVLGVILIIVVVLLLTGRL
- a CDS encoding aconitate hydratase, whose amino-acid sequence is MSATARYAHPFASTVKTFKTAGGKSGRFYSLPALARQFPEIKRLPVSLRIVLESVLRHCDGERVMPEHVAQLAQWKPRGERTQEIPFTVARVVLQDFTGVPLLADLAAMRSVAERLGKDPKKIEPLVPVDLVVDHSVMVDHYGTKSALDLNMKLEFQRNNERYQFMKWGMQAFDTFGVVPPGFGIVHQVNLEYLARGVHMKGGLYYPDTLVGTDSHTTMINGIGVVGWGVGGIEAEAAMLGQPVYFLMPDVVGFELTGRLREGVTATDLVLTVTEILRQHKVVGKFVEFFGEGTASLALPDRATIANMAPEYGATMGFFPVDGKTLDYFRGTGRSKAEIEAFEAYFRAQGLFGVPASGSIDYSQVVTLDLGQVTPSLAGPKRPQDRIELGQVASQFAELFSKPNAQNGFNRPAALLHTRHQPLSADEIDTVAPAKLRPTPPGAPRFVAEMESNKPAVVTAEAEAPTPNKGSKLSIGNGDVLIAAITSCTNTSNPGVLLAAGLLAKKAVEAGLKVKPHIKTSLAPGSRIVTEYLTQTGLLPYLEKLGFSLAGYGCTTCIGNAGDLTPELNEVITSNDLICAAVLSGNRNFEARIHPNLKANFLASPPLVVAYAIAGNVMTDLMTEPLGKGKGGKPVYLGDIWPTSDEIYDLMKFAMNGRAYRENYARVKAEPGKLWERIQGVSGNAYTWPTSSYIAEPPFFANFEMGLPAATEAPMVRGARVMALFGDSITTDHISPAGNIAENSPAGQWLLARGVLKADFNSYGARRGHHEVMMRGTFANVRIKNLMLAPGADGSREEGGWTIYQQEGVGQGQKMSIFDAAMRYQGAKIPTVIFAGEEYGTGSSRDWAAKGTQLLGIKAVVARSFERIHRSNLVGMGVLPLQFKAGDSWEGLGLRGDETIDVLPHPDLAPQSDARLVIKRADGSSKTVVVTLRIDTPVEVNYYREGGILPYVLRQLLSA
- a CDS encoding S1C family serine protease, translated to MRKPALYSPSHRAGHSQADVHVSGPQAAGPEAESPPAPAGRVRRFRQACARAASSPRVMWSAMALLAALLAASAWQSAVGGPKALTQKQIDAAVLRTLTTQNLPSRAARAAEKIRPAVVRVMSYGKNSEGKEVEQGVGTGVVITDKGIILTNLHVVQTALSVKVVYADGSESPATVTGAQPQNDLAVLQAQIIPDDLISATMRSTNDLVPGEEVVAVGFPFGIGPSVSAGVISGFDRAFKSPEGVQEIGNLIQFDAAANPGNSGGPLVTMDGEVIGIVTGILNPTSHRTFVGIGFAVPIESAASAAGLPPF
- a CDS encoding AAA family ATPase, producing the protein MDQNAAPDTAQLMEQILYEVKRVVVGQDRFLERVMVAMLAQGHLLVEGVPGLAKTLTVKTLANVVQGQFKRIQFTPDLVPADLVGTRIYNQKTGDFSTSLGPVFANLLLADEINRAPAKVQSALLEVMQERQVTIAGETHKVPSPFLVMATQNPIETEGTYPLPEAQVDRFMMKVMVDYPSDEEEFVIVERVTGPAVQVNAVATTDQLAVLQAQCHQVYVDPSLVQYAVRLVSATRTPEKHGLKDLARFITFGASPRATIGLVEGARALAMLRGRSYALPEDMSDLVPDVLRHRVVLSYEGLSEGFTSESLIAKIMKQIAPPARPLEHEKRAA
- a CDS encoding DUF58 domain-containing protein, with amino-acid sequence MFFKRLFGSGRSSADAPANAVGTALATPVTLRADALLRRLEWTVLRKLDGLLQGDYKTLMRGSGLDLADLREYQLHDDVRHIDWNVTARLQQPHVRVFTEDREMAAWFLLDLSPSVDFGSGNQRKSQVLLDFTAVLARLIGRHGNRVGAVLYGSRGQPVVDAVLPARGGRTQVLRLMQMVLQPPAKKASVKDGVTQLSDLLKAAVHTVRQRATVFVVSDFISEPGWETPLGELARRHDVVAVRLLDPLELALPDLGLIPIRDAETGEQLMVDTHDAGFRQRFARIAAQREAQLRESLARAGVDTLELSTDDDLAEAVVRFVDLRKRRLRAGKHAQAGRSMPSQMASRDRGSFGASREGTRP
- a CDS encoding VWA domain-containing protein; its protein translation is MNNIPVTFLWPQLLWLLLALPLLVLLYVWLLRRRKQAAVRFASLAIVREAMGKGPGWRRHVPPVLLLLAIATMLLASARPMASIVLPSNQQTIILAMDVSGSMRAEDVKPNRLVASQNAAKAFLAELPRHVKVGIVAFAGSAQVVQPVTLSREDLVTAIDKFQMQRATAIGSAIVVSLSELFPGQGIDVGNMTYNRNTDPFAPQGRSIDKPAAEKKEFQPVAPGSYSSAAIILLTDGQRTTGVDTAEAAKMAADRGVRVYTVGVGTVDGEIIGFEGWSMRVRLDEDSLKEVARTTQAEYFYAGTADNLKKVYETLSTRLTVEKKETEISGLLALVASILALFSAGLSVLWFNRIL